CCGGATCCAGATTGTACTAAACGGGGCTGCAGCCCCTCATTTTCGGCCTggattaacggccgccatctttattggacagtacgaagtcttacaacaccaggttaaagtccaggttAAAGtcccggggaacacttcagcagtcaagggcattcagcctctgatctccgggtaagcgttctccaaggcggccttcaggacccgcgacaacgcagaatcgccgagcagaaactaaaagccaagttccgcacacatgagtgcggcctcaaccgggacctgggattcatgtcacattacattcatcccccaccatctggcctgcaaaatcctaccaactgtcctggcttgagacaattcacacctctttaacctggggttaccccatctctggatctgtaaagatttaatcacctgctaatgcttgcattcctagcattgtttggcatctttgaatttgtctatatatgtgtttctggaacagacctcttcattcacctgaggaaggagcagcgctccgaaagctagtgacatcgaaacaaacctgttggactttaacctggtgttgtaagacttcgtactgtgctcaccccagtccaacgccggcatctccacatcatctttattgGAATGAGTGTGCACCATGGCGCATGCGTGATCGCCATCTTTGTCGGGGGGGCAACGTTtcgatgagtgggaggagcttgttacccattgttcagaatgcagccaacttgtccatcaaactgttaTCACCCTTTCAGTCCCAATGTCTGAATGATGGGGCGGTGGATTGATGGAAAGAAAGGGAAATACATCCTCCTCTTCTGATCCCAATACCTGATGGTCTCAACATCTGTGGTTCTGTCCACCCATGGCAAAAACTCAAGACTCTGAGTAGACATCATCCTCAAatgagggactgctgatgacaacgaGGGGCAAAGTTATAGCGTGGagagggcagtacagtggttagcactgggactacggcactgaggtcccgggtttgaatcttggccctgggtcactgtccgtgtggagtttgcaaattatccctgtgtctgcgtgggtttcactctcatgtgcaaggttggtggattgaccatgctaaattgtcccttaattggaaaaagtgaattgggtactctcgttagtttaaaaaaattattggacaatcagcctgagcctgtggcggctCTCACCACCTGGAACtatcacaatgcccgggtgattgacagcgGCTCCGGACCAATAAGAAGAGGAGTGGCTGGACTGGAGGACCGACCAagcgcagctggtcctccaaccaattggAGTGAATGAAGGGCGGGGCCGGGCTGTGATTAAAGCTGCGCAGTATcagtaattgccccttaattggaaataaattaatacaaaataaataattgggtactctaaatttttattttttttaaagtttagcggGGAGCATGAACTGGACGAGAGAGCAGGAGAAGGGAGTGTTGTGAATTTTCTATCCTAGactgacaatcatagaatcccgtcagtgcataaggaggccattcagcccatcaagtctgcacagattctctgaaagaacaccctacctaagcccccaccctgttctcgtaaccccacctagcaaacatatctttggacataaggggcaatttaacacggccaatcaaccgttggactgtgggaggaaattggagcagccCGAAGAAATCTCCGCAAACAcgggcagacagtgacccacacagacagtgacccaaaaggccagaattgaatccaggtccctggtgctgtaaggcagcagtgttaatcgctGTGCCACCCCACACAATAATGGATTTGGGAAACTTCTTTTACAGGAAGTTAGAAAGGGAGAATTTATGCACGACAAACCCAAACCACAAATTTATTTTCTGAATTCCATTTTTGAATTGACATTGATACCTTTTGTAAATTTCATTTTCAGGGTATTAGAAGAGGATTTACAGACCGGAACCTTGAGCAAACTCTTACATCACAATGTGACAgcttcactcgattcatcaggaagTGAACATTATCGTCGTTTGAACGCAAGTGTTTGCATTTCAGGTCATTGCCATTCGCTGTgtttacacactctcacatacactccctctctctgtctctctctcccaaatgctctctgtcccacacacaccatctctcactctctcccgcaccctctctctccgccgcaccctctctctcactcacaccctctctctcactcgcgctctctctctcactcgcgctctctcactcacaccctcacatacTCCCCTTCTCGCacaactccccctctctcacacacacaccctctctctcacacactctccctctctcctcccaaagaggtgaaccagttgttttttatgacaacccagcagttttcgtggtcaccttttcccagtgcctgccccacaaatgtccagattcattcagctcaatttcacaacctgtcttttgtgtttttgtgggttctctctcactccctattttctgttttgaatcaatTTCGCAGAGTATTAGAAGTGAAGGAACTTCAGTCAGGAAATTCAAactaaacatcacatcaagatctacACTCACCAAAACATTTGTAACATAAATATCATGGGAGTTTGAAGATGGAAGGAAGAtgcaccgttcacagtggggagaaaccgtactcgtgttctgtgtgtggacaaggggcagcacggtagccttgtggatagcacaattgcttcacagctccaggtcccaggttcgattccggcttgggtcactgtctgtgcggagtctgcacatcctccccgtgtgtgcgtgggtttcctccgggtgctccggtttcctcccacagtccaaagatgtgcaggttaggtggattggccatgataaattgcccttagtgtccaaaattgcccttagtgttgggtggggttactgggttatggggctagggtggtggtgttgaccttgggtagggtgctctttccaagagccggtgcagactcgatgggccgaatggcctccttctgcactgtaaattctatgaaggcttcagtcgatcatctggcctttcgaaacataaatgcagtcacaccggggaaaaaccatgggaatgtggggattgtgggaacggATTCGATTATCCATCCAAGTTGAAAAtccatcagcgcattcacactggggagaccgttcacctgcattgagtgcgggaagggattcatacacataccacttgcagacacaccaacacattcatgctggggagaggccattcacctgttcgcagtgtgggaaaggatttgctcattcctccaatctgctgagacaccagcgaattcacactggggagagaccatttaaatgtccagactgcgagaAGTGTTATAAGAGTcctggggaactgatgtcccatcaacgtgttcacaccgaGGAGGTCGTTCAGGTGctttcactgtgggactgggttcagccgatcatctgacctccctgtacatcagcgagttcacactggggagagaccatttaaatgtccagactgtgagaagtgttataaaagttctggggaactgatatctcatcaccgtgttcacactgatgagaggacgttcaggtgctctcactctgGAAGTggattcaggcgatcatctgacctcactgtacaccagcgagttcacactggagagaagccgctcacctgctctgagtgtgggaggggattcactcagttatccaacctgctgatgcaCGAGCAAGTTCAGAAGTAACTTCAGTGATTGGAGCtcgctgttaatcacatcctggaCTGGAACATGTTCATTGGGGTCAGTTGCTGCTGATGTTCATAAACTCTAATCCAGTCACAAggaattaaattctgaataaaaatcaagtcaaatcagtttGTGTTAAACAAAGCGTGTGGTGTCTTTTTAATATCgctaacacaagttagttccttttgaaggtctccttctccccatctcctccatcctcacctccaataaCAAGTGTGAGGGGCTCTCACAGCTTCTTTGTCACTAAGGTTAagacaatccgatcagctgcctctgctgctttcctccacTAACCTTCCGGACGAAACTATCTCTAAAGCCCATTTTTGTCCAAGTTCTGAACTTGCATCTTTCTCCATTTTCTCTCCCGTCAGAGCtcaccttgtccatgagaccccCGTTCTCCTCGATTGATAATTCCCATAAACGGCTGACATCCCAACTTCTCCAAGTGAGCTGATATTgtgaacagctctctctctctgctggtactGTCTCTCTCAGCATTGAATCCACTGTCACACCCATCCTAAAAAAACACGTTCCTCCCATCTTTACAAACTACttctccatctccaaactccctttcctaTCCACAGTCCTTGTACTCGGTTTCCCCCAAGGATCTACCCTCAGTCCCTCCTATTTTCCCATCTACACACTGCCActgggtgacatcatccaaaaacaccATGTtcattttcacatgtacactgccaacacccagctctacctcagccccatccctctccattcctccactgttagtaaattatcaaactgcttatcccacatccaatactggatgaaaggttttcctccaattaaaaattgggaagaccaaagccattgtcttcagtcaccattagaaattccattccctaactcccgagtccatccctctccctgggaactgtctgaggctgaaacgCTCTCTGCACAAATTTGGTGTCAGATTTGACCTCAGGAGGACACTGCTGCCTCGtggggccgaggacccgggtttgatctcagcctgtggagtttgcacattcttcccgtgtcagcgtgggtctcacccctacatacaaatgtgtgcagagtaggtagattggcaacgctaaatagccataaatgaattttataaaATCTTCTATTTCTacattctgtcccttcctgtcacattctGGTTATCATTGTCTGTCTTGCTACCCTGCACAACTGCCTTGTCCCTTCTCATCAACTTTCCAAATTTCTCCTCACCACAACCCTGTCTCCTCACCCACAAATAGGTTTAAAGCTCTCTCTGCAGCCCTGGTTGTGTGATTCATCCGGGCACTAGTTCCAGCGTGGTTCAAGTGAAGGTCACCCCAATGGTATAAACACTCTCTTTTGTCACTACTGGTgtcagtataataataatctttattgtcacaagtaggcttacattaacactgcaatgaagttactgtgaaaatcccctagtcaccacactccggcgcctgttcaggtacacggagaattcagaatgtccaaattacctaacagtacgtctttcgggacttgggaggaaactggagcacctggaggaaacccacacaaacacagggagaacgtgcagactctgcacagacggtgatcctggcgctgtgaagctacagtgctaaccactgtgctaccatgagtaCCCTATGAATCAAACCCCATTTATCCAGGCAATCACTTAAAGTGAACATCTCATTCACTCTTTGCTAATTTACTCATGGCTCAGGTATTCATTTGGAACACATTTGTGATCGCTTTTTAATTGAGGTCAGGGCTGCCAGTGCGCCTTTAACAAATTCAGTTAAAGAAGCACGATTAAGATTAAAATGGAAATTTTGTGCCCAGAGATTTTCAGGGAATCAAAAGATTTGGGGAGGAGGGCAGGAAGTTGGAGATTAAAccaagatcagccacgatcatagtgAATGTTGGAGCGGCTCAATGAGGCttatggtttactcctgctcctatttcacatGTTCATATCCTGTGTATAGCCCAGACTGGGTGGTAGTTTGCCTTCCCTGAGGCCATCACTGAAACAGTTGGGTTTTCGTGACaacccagcagttttcatggtcactttttcccagtgccagccccacaaatgaccagatgaattcagctcaatttcacaacctgcctttgtgtttttgtgggttctctctcactccctattttctgttttaaatcagtttcacagggtgttcgaaggggaggatttgcagttgggaaactgaaaacaaacatcacatcaggatctgaatatcatcggatttTGCACATGCAAGAAAATAGCAATGCTAGCAGTGCggagaaatgtggggactgtgagcaGGGATTCAGATCCCTGTCGGAGCTGGAAACCCATCAgcccagtcacactggggagagactgttcacctgcccagagtgtgggaagggattcacctggtcatccaatctgctgagacaccagcgagttcatagtggggagactccattcacctgcccagagtgtgggaaggaattcactcgatcatcagggcTGCAACaaaaccagcgggttcacactagggagaggccattcacctgctccaagtgtggaaagggatttactgaTTCTTCCACTCTGTTGAAATACCAGCAGGTTCACacggatgagagaccttttaaatgtgtagACTGTGAGAGGTGCTATAAAAGTTCCTTCAACCTAATGCGTCATGAGCGagctcacactgatgagagaccgttccggTGCTCGGACTATGGAACTGGGTTCAGGCAGTCATCGGAACTCATtgtacaccagcggattcacactggggagaggccattcacctgctccaagtgtggaaagggattcagcgattcatccaccctgctgaaacaCCTGCAGGTTCACACTGAAGC
This portion of the Scyliorhinus torazame isolate Kashiwa2021f chromosome 5, sScyTor2.1, whole genome shotgun sequence genome encodes:
- the LOC140418888 gene encoding uncharacterized protein isoform X2 produces the protein MQMDIGSGGLDDRKLKPNITSKFDSHSIQVLEEDLQTGTLSKLLHHNVTASLDSSGSEHYRRLNASVCISVSQGVRRGGFAVGKLKTNITSGSEYHRILHMQENSNASSAEKCGDCEQGFRSLSELETHQPSHTGERLFTCPECGKGFTWSSNLLRHQRVHSGETPFTCPECGKEFTRSSGLQQNQRVHTRERPFTCSKCGKGFTDSSTLLKYQQVHTDERPFKCVDCERCYKSSFNLMRHERAHTDERPFRCSDYGTGFRQSSELIVHQRIHTGERPFTCSKCGKGFSDSSTLLKHLQVHTEARPFQCTDCGKCYKSPVDLMHHQLGLTDETPFRCSHCGTGFRQSPQLTVHQRIHTRERPFTCFECGKGFTQSSTLQRHQRVHTGERPFPCFVCGKRFTRLSILTSHQCVCK
- the LOC140418888 gene encoding uncharacterized protein isoform X1 — its product is MMWRCRRWTGDIGSGGLDDRKLKPNITSKFDSHSIQVLEEDLQTGTLSKLLHHNVTASLDSSGSEHYRRLNASVCISVSQGVRRGGFAVGKLKTNITSGSEYHRILHMQENSNASSAEKCGDCEQGFRSLSELETHQPSHTGERLFTCPECGKGFTWSSNLLRHQRVHSGETPFTCPECGKEFTRSSGLQQNQRVHTRERPFTCSKCGKGFTDSSTLLKYQQVHTDERPFKCVDCERCYKSSFNLMRHERAHTDERPFRCSDYGTGFRQSSELIVHQRIHTGERPFTCSKCGKGFSDSSTLLKHLQVHTEARPFQCTDCGKCYKSPVDLMHHQLGLTDETPFRCSHCGTGFRQSPQLTVHQRIHTRERPFTCFECGKGFTQSSTLQRHQRVHTGERPFPCFVCGKRFTRLSILTSHQCVCK
- the LOC140418888 gene encoding uncharacterized protein isoform X3 codes for the protein MRSISNGDGERLLLCIHNLVLEEDLQTGTLSKLLHHNVTASLDSSGSEHYRRLNASVCISVSQGVRRGGFAVGKLKTNITSGSEYHRILHMQENSNASSAEKCGDCEQGFRSLSELETHQPSHTGERLFTCPECGKGFTWSSNLLRHQRVHSGETPFTCPECGKEFTRSSGLQQNQRVHTRERPFTCSKCGKGFTDSSTLLKYQQVHTDERPFKCVDCERCYKSSFNLMRHERAHTDERPFRCSDYGTGFRQSSELIVHQRIHTGERPFTCSKCGKGFSDSSTLLKHLQVHTEARPFQCTDCGKCYKSPVDLMHHQLGLTDETPFRCSHCGTGFRQSPQLTVHQRIHTRERPFTCFECGKGFTQSSTLQRHQRVHTGERPFPCFVCGKRFTRLSILTSHQCVCK